The Shinella zoogloeoides genome contains the following window.
AGCGTGTGCAGGCCGCAGAGTTTGAGGCCGACATCGGCCCCGGCTGCCTCCAGCGCCTCGAAGACATGGGCGGTCTGGTCGGTGGAGACGTAAAGCTCCCAGCCGAGTTCGCCGACATAGGTGACGCGATGGGCGCGGGCGAGGCCCATGCCGACCTCGATTTCCCGCGCCGTGGCAAAGGGATGGTGCGCGTTGGAGAAGTCGTTGGGGCTGACCTTCTGCATGAGGTCGCGCGCCTTCGGCCCCATGACGCAGAGCACGCTTTCGGCCGCCGTGACATCGGTGATGACGACGAACTCGTCCGCAAGATGCCTACGCAGCCAGGCAAGGTCGCGCTGGAGCGTCGCGCCGGGCACGACGAGGAAGAAGGCGGTCTCGGAGAGGCGCGTCACCGTCAGGTCGCTCTCGATGCCGCCGCGGGCGTTGAGCATCTGGGTATAGACGATCTTGCCGGGCGCGACGTCCATCTGGTTGGCGCAGAGCTTCTGGAGGAAGGCGAGCGCATCGCGGCCCTCCACACGGATCTTGCCGAAGGAAGTCATGTCGAAGAGGCCGACGCCGTTGCGAACGGCAAGGTGCTCCGCTTTCTGGTTCTCGAACCAGTTCTGCCGCTTCCACGAATAGCGGTATTCCCGCTCCTGTCCTTCCTTCGCGAACCAGTTGGCGCGCTCCCAGCCGGCGACCTCGCCGAACACCGCGCCACGTGCCTTCAGGTGCTCGTGCAGCGGCGAGCGGCGCACGCCACGCGCCGTCGCCATCTGGCGGTAAGGGAAATGGTCGGCGTAGAGCAGGCCGAGCGTTTCGGAGACGCGATCCTTGAGATAGGCACGGTTCTTCTGGAACGGCTGGGCGCGGCGGATATCCACCTCCCAGAGATCGAAGGGCGCTTCGCCATCGTTCATCCATTGGGCAAGCGCCATGCCCGCGCCGCCAGAAGAAACGATGCCGATGGAATTGTAGCCGGCGGCGACCCAGTAGCCCTTCAATTGCGGGGCTTCGCCGAGATAGTAGCGGTCGTCGGGCGTGAAGCTCTCGGGGCCGTTGAAGAAGGTGTGGATGCCGGCGGTTTCCAGCATCGGCATGCGGTTGATAGCGTTTTCGAGGATCGGCTGGAAGTGGTCGAAATCCTCCGGCAACTGGTCGAAGCAGAAGTCCTCCGAAATGCCGTCCATGCCCCAGGGCTTGGCCTTCAGCTCGAAGGCGCCGATCAGCATCTTGCCGGCGTCCTCCTTGTAATAGGTGCATTCGTCCGGCACGCGCAGCACCGGCAGGCGCTGGAGGTTCGGGATCGGCTCGGTGACGATGTAGAAATGCTCGCAGGCATGCAGCGGCAGCGTGACGCCCGACATGTCGGCGAGCGTGCGCCCCCACATGCCGGCGGCGTTGACGACATTGTCGGTCTCAATGGTGAAGGTCTCGCCGTTCTGCTCGCAGGTGACGCCCGTCACGCGGCCGTCCTTCGTCAGAACCGACGTCACCTTGACGCCCTCGATGACCGTCGCCCCGTTCTGCCGCGCGCCCTTGGCAAGCGCCATGGCGATGTTCGCCGGGTCGCACTGGCCATCGAGCGGCAGATGCACGGCAGCCCTCACATCCGCCGTATTGAGGTGCGGATACATCGCCTTCACCTCGTCCAAGGTGATTTCGCGCACATCGATATCGAAGGCGCGGGCGAGCGAGGCCTGACGGTAGATCTCCTCCTTGCGCTCCTCGGTGAGCGCCACGGTCATCGAGCCGCATTGGCGCATGCCGGTGCCGATGCCGGTCTCGGCCTCGAGCTTGACGTAGAGATCGGCGGAATATTTGGCGAGGCGCGTCATGTTCTGCGAGGCGCGGAGCTGGCCGATAAGGCCGGCGGCGTGCCATGTGGTGCCGGACGTGAGCTGCTTGCGCTCCAGCAGCACCACATCCGTCCAGCCGAGCTTGGCGAGATGATAGGCGACCGAGCAGCCGGAAACGCCGCCGCCGATGATGACGGCTCTCGCCTTGGAGGGAATGGGCTTCGTCATGCGCGCAGTCTTTCATTGTTGGGGTCGAAGAGCGGGCCGTCCGGCTGGACGGTCGCCTTGAAGCGGTCGCCGTAGATTTCCACCTCGATTTCCGTGCCCGGCACGGCGAGATCGGCACGCAGCATGCCAAGCGCGATGGATTTGCCGACGCGGTAGCCCCAGTTGCCGGAGGTCGTCTCGCCGACGACCTTGCCGCCGTGCCAGAGCGTCGACATGTAGGGCGCATCGCATTCGCCGGCTTCCACCGTCAGCGTCACGAAACGCTTGGTGACGCCCTGCTGCTTCTCGCGCTCCAGCGCCGGCTTGCCCTTGAAATCGGGCTTGGTCCAGTCGACGAAACGGTCGAGGCCGCCTTGCAGGATCGTGTAGTCCGTCGAAAGGTCGCCCTTCCAGGCGCGATAGCCCTTCTCGATGCGCAGGCTGTCCAGCGCCTCCATGCCGAAAGGCTTCAGGCCATGCTTCTGCCCCGCCGCCCACACGGCGTCGAAGATGGCGGCGGTGTCCTCGATCTTCGTGTGGATTTCCCAGCCGAGTTCGCCGGCGAAGGAGACGCGCACGAGCTGGCACCAGCGGCCGGCGATCTGGCAGCTCTGATGCGTCAGCCAGCCCTTGGAAAGGTCGGCGTCGGACACGTCCGCGAGGATGGCGCGGGAGTTGGGGCCGGAGAGAATCTGGCAGGAGAAATTGTCCGTCACGTCATCGATGGTGAAGGCGGCATCCTTCGGCAGATGCTTCGTCAGCCATTCGAAATCGTGCCACTGGGCGGTCGCGGCGGTGATGAGGAAGAAGAAGTCCTCGTCCAGCATCATGACGGACATTTCCGTGACGATGCGGCCCTTGTCGTCGGAGAAATAGGCAAGGCCGATGCGGCCGGGCTTCGGCACCTTGCCGGTGACGAGCGAGGAAAGCCAAGCCGTCGCGCCCTCCCCCTTCACGCGGAAGCGCGAGAAGCCGGGAAGGTCGAGGATGCCGGCGGCCTCGGTGACGGCGCGGCACTCCTCCTCGATGCGCGGGCGCCACGGCCCCTCGCGGTTCCAGGTCTGGGTGGATTCTTCCGAAAGATCGTCGCCGGGTCTGGCGTACCAGTTGGCGCGCTCCCAGCCGTTATAGGGTTTGAACTGCGCGCCGAGCGCCTTGATGCGGTCGTGGATCGGCGAGAGCTTCCTGTCCCGGCCCGCCGGCCATGCGTGTTTGGGGAAGTGCATCGCATATTCGTGGCCGTAGATTTCCATGCCCTTGGCGATGCAATAGTCCTTGTCGGCGGCAAAGCTGGTGTAGCGGCGCGGATCGCAGGACCACATGTCCCACTCGGTCTCACCTTCCGTAACCCATTCCGCCAGCACCTTGCCGGCCCCGCCGGCCTGACAGATGCCAAAGGTGAAGACACAGGCCTCGAAGGCGTTCGGCACGCCCGGCATCGGGCCGATCAGCGGATTGCCGTCCGGCGCATAGGGGATGGGACCGTTGATCATGCGCGACAGGCCCGCCGTGCCGAGGATCGGCACGCGCTCGACGGCGTCGTTGAGATACCATTCGAGGCGGTCGAGATCGTCGGGGAAGAGCTGGAAGGAGAAATCGTCCGGCATCGGATCGTCCGGCGTCACCCAATGCGCCTTGCAATTGCGCTCATAGGGGCCGAGATTCATGCCCGTCTTCTCCTGACGGAGATAATAGGACGAGTCCACGTCGCGCAGCAGCGGCAGCTTGTGGCCGGCCTCCCTCGACCATGCGGCAAGCTCGGGAATTTCCTCGAAGAGAATGTACTGATGGCTCATCACCATCATCGGCACCTCGCGGCCGAACCATTTGCCGACCTCGCGCGCATAATAGCCGGCGGCGTTCACCACCTTCTCGCAGCGGATTTCGCCCTGCGGCGTGGAGATCACCCACTCCTCGCCCTCGCGCCGCGCGCCGGTGGCGGGACAGAAGCGGAAGATTTTCGCGCCCATGTCGCGCGCGCCCTTGGCAAGCGCCTGTGTGAGCTGCGCAGGGTCGATATCGCCGTCATAAGGGTCGTAGAGCGCGCCGGTAAGATCGTGGGTTTCGAGGAAGGGATATCTGCCGCGCATCTCGTCGGGCGTCAGGATGTCGAGGTCCATGCCCTGATAGCGCCCCATGCCGACGACGCGCTTGAACTCCTGCAGCCGCTCCTTCGAATGGCCGAGGCGGATGGAGCCGGTGACGTGGTAGTTCATGGGGTAATCGACCAGTTCGCCAAGCTCCCGGTAGAGCGAGGCGGAATAGCGCTGCATGTTCATGATCGACCAGGACGAGGAGAAGGTCGGCACGTTGCCAGCGGCATGCCATGTCGAGCCGGCGGTCAGCTCGTTCTTTTCGAGCAGCACGCAATCCGTCCATCCGGCCTTCGCCAGATGATAGAGCGCGGATGCGCCGACAGCGCCTCCACCGATGATAACGACACGGGCATGGCTTGGCAGTGCGGACATTCTCGCTCCCCTTCTTCGACGGGGATTTGTGGCAACCAAAGCGCCGGGGGACAAGCGGAGGATTTCGCTTTATTAATCGAGGATGCCGATTAGACTATTGTCAAATATTGAGAAAATACGGCGCGTTCATGCAAATTGCCCTGATTGAGACATTCCTCGACCTGATGGAAACGCGCAATTTCAACCGCACGGCGGAGCGGCTGAACATCACGCAATCGACGGTCACGCACCGCATCAACGCGCTGGAGGCGCTGTTCGCGCGAAAGCTCTTTTCGCGCAACAAGGGCGGCACCCAGCCGACGGCCGCGGGCCTGCGCTTTCTCGATCATGCGAAAGCACTGCAGCACCAATGGCACGAGGCCTCGCGCGCGGTGGAAACGGCGGGCGCCTATGAGCGCTCCATGCGCCTCGGCCTGCAGCACGACCTTGCCGCCCACTATGCCGGCGAGTGGCTCGCGGAGGTGCGCAGGGAACTGCCGGGCACCTCGATCTATCTGGAGGTCGACTATTCCAACCAGATGAACCGGGACCTCGGGGCCGGCGACCTCGACCTCGCCATCCTCTTCACGCCGCACTACCTGCCCGATCTCTATTACGAGCGCATCGGCGAGGTGCGCTACGAGATGGTGAGCAACAAGGTAAGCCACATCGACGAGGTGAAGCCGGAGGACTACATCCAGGCCGTCTATTCCCCCGCCTTCGACCGGCTGCACCGCCAAGCCTATCCCGGCCTTTCCACCGCCCCCATCGCCAGCGGCGAGACGACCGCGATCCTCGCGCTCATGCAGAAGCTCGGCGGATCGGCCTTCGTAACAGTGGCGGATGCCGCGCGGCTGGCGGAGAGCGGCGCGGCGAACCGGGTGGAAGGCGCGGAGCCGATCGCCCAGCCGGTCTATGCCGCCGTCAACGTACGCACGCGCCACGCCCACCAGCATCGCCGCATCATCGCCGCCCTTCAAGCGCTGCTGGCCGCATCGAATCCTTGAAACCGGCCGGGCCGGTGCCTATTAACGGCGAACCCGAATCCGACGAAGGAGCACCCCATGGCCGCCCGCGACCGCTACTCGCGCAAACTCGAATGCGCCATGTGCGGCAATGCCGGCTATGCGGAAGTCTCCGAGGACGACATGCCGACCCGCGCGCACCCGGATTTCACGGTGGACAGCCTGCCACGCGGCTTCCTCACCGAACGCCCGTCAAAATATCCCGACAGGCACATGATCCGCTGCCGCTGCGGGCATATCTTCAAGTTCCAGCAGAAGACGGTCTATGCGCAAGGCGGCGAGCCGCGGCGGTAAGGCCTACCCCCGCCCGACAAGCGGCATCGTCGTCGCCATCACCGTCATGTTGAGCACATTGGCGTCGAGCGGCAGGCTGGCCATGTAGACCACGGCATCGGCGACGTGCTTGACCGACATGGTCGGCTCCGGTGCAATCTCGCCATTGGCCTGCAGCACGCCGGCATTCATCCTGGCCGTCATGTCCGTCGCCGCGTTGCCGATATCGATCTGGCCGCAGGCGATATCGTATTTGCGCCCGTCGAGGGCGGTCGACTTGGTGAGGCCGGTGATGGCGTGTTTCGTCGCGGTATAGGGGGCGGAGTTGGGGCGCGGCGTCGTGGCGGAAATCGAGCCGTTGTTGATGATGCGCCCGCCGCGCGGGGTCTGGTCCTTCATGATGCGGAAGGCCTGCTGGGTGCAGAGGAACGCGCCGGTGAGGTTCGCCGCAAGGATACTGGACCATTCCTCGAAGGGGATATCCTCCAAGAGCGCCGGCGAGACATTGGAGCCGGCATTATTGACGAGCACGTCGAGACGGCCGAACTGCCGCTTCACCTCGGCGAAGGCTTCCGCGACCTGCGCCGGATCGCCCACATCGCAGGCTATGCCGCGGACGGGATTGCCCGTCTCGGCCGAAATCTCCGCCGCCGCCTTTTCCAGAACGGCAAGCCGCCGCCCGGTGATGACGACGCTATAGCCTTCCGCGCTCAAACCGCGCGCGACCGCAAGCCCGATGCCGGTTCCCCCGCCCGTCACCAGTGCGATCTTGCCCTTGCCGGTCCTGCCCCAGTCCGCCATGTCAGGTTCCTCCCAGAATCGATGCGTTAGGTCCTGATCAGGGCCTAACGCGCCGAGCCGGCAAAGTCACCTGCGAGACAGGATTAGACCGCCCGAAGCCAGGATACGCGGCTTCGGGCGGCAGCTCCGTGATCATGACATGTCGTTGACGCTAACGCAGTACAAACCCGCGCCACAAGCTTATGATCAGGAATGCAGAAGGATGAGTTCACGGCGCTCGTTCATCGCCGCAAGCTCCTGCTGGACATGAACTTTCCGGGCATCGGCCATCGCGATCGTCAAGGTCTCGGTGATCACGCGAAGGCTGTCGTCAGACACCAGTGGCGAAGCCCCCCGGATTTCCGCCGAATGCAACTTGCAAAGCGCGCTGGCCAAAAGCCGCGCGTATTCTTCCGGTTTGCGACCCATGTTCCCCACCATTTTTGATTATATCCACATAAAACCACAAAATGCGGCATATTGCCACACATTTCTCACATGAACGCCGAAAAAGATGGCCCTCTCCCCGGCCGAAAGCCGCGAAGAAACGCCGGAAAACCGGGCTATTCAGGGAAAATGCAGGCGGGACCGATAGTTAGCCGGCTGCGGCCGGAAACACGATCTCCGCCTGGAAGCCATCGGCCTGTCCGGGCACGGGAGATGTGAGCACGAGGCTCGCCCGCATCTGCGCCAGCAGGCGGTCGGCGATGGAGAGGCCGAGGCCCGAACCGGGCGCGGCGGTGCGCCCCCGGGAGAAGCGTTTGCGCACCGCCGAAAGCTCCGCCTCGCTCATCGGCGGCGCGGCGTTGCGGATGGTGAGGTTGCCCGCCGGCGTGAGCGCGATATCCACCGGCTCCCCTGCCTGCCCGTGCAGAAGCGCATTCTCGACCAGATTGCGCAGCACGATGGCGAAGGCATCCGCCGTCCCCTCGCGCAGCGAAGGGCCGGCAAGGTCGTTGCGCAGGCGGATGCGCCCGGCATCGTCGGAGGCGCGCTGGAAATCGGTCACCACCACGCCGACGACATCGGCAAGGTCGAATGTGGTTTCGGTCACGCCGATGCCCGCCTCGGCGCGGGCGAGCTGAAGCAGCTTTTCCGTCAGCCGGGTCAGCTTTTGCAGGGAAGCTTCAACCTGCTGGGCGCGGGCGCGCACCGGCGCCTCGCGCAATTCGGCCAGCAGAAGCTGGGTCTGCGCCAGCGCGCCGGCAATGGGCGTGCGCAGTTCATGGGCGCTGTTGGAGGTGAATTCCCGCTCGGCGGCCAGCACGGCGCGCAGGCGCGCGAGCAGCAGGTTGACCGAGCGCAGGATCGGCCGCAGCTCCAGCGGCAGGTCCGCCGCCTCGATGGCGGCAAGGTTGCCGCCATCCTTCTCGCCGATCGCCGCACGCAGCGTTTCCACCGGCGCGAGCACGCGGCGCACGACGAACCAGACGGCCGCAATGGTGACGGGAACGATGAGCAGCACCGGCAGCAGCAGGGCGAGCGAGCCTTCCACCGTCGCCTCCCGGCGCTCGGCGGCGGAATCCTTCACCTGCACGAAGATCTCGCCATCCTCCGTCGCGGCCGTATAGATGCGGCCGGTCGCGCTCTGCCAGAAGCCCACCTTCAGCGGCGCGTCGAAGGGGTCGGCCACCGCCGTATGCGAGTGCAGCAGCACCCGGCCCGTCGCATCGCGCACCTGATAGGTCAGATACTCCTCCTCGGAGGGCGCGC
Protein-coding sequences here:
- a CDS encoding GcvT family protein, whose product is MTKPIPSKARAVIIGGGVSGCSVAYHLAKLGWTDVVLLERKQLTSGTTWHAAGLIGQLRASQNMTRLAKYSADLYVKLEAETGIGTGMRQCGSMTVALTEERKEEIYRQASLARAFDIDVREITLDEVKAMYPHLNTADVRAAVHLPLDGQCDPANIAMALAKGARQNGATVIEGVKVTSVLTKDGRVTGVTCEQNGETFTIETDNVVNAAGMWGRTLADMSGVTLPLHACEHFYIVTEPIPNLQRLPVLRVPDECTYYKEDAGKMLIGAFELKAKPWGMDGISEDFCFDQLPEDFDHFQPILENAINRMPMLETAGIHTFFNGPESFTPDDRYYLGEAPQLKGYWVAAGYNSIGIVSSGGAGMALAQWMNDGEAPFDLWEVDIRRAQPFQKNRAYLKDRVSETLGLLYADHFPYRQMATARGVRRSPLHEHLKARGAVFGEVAGWERANWFAKEGQEREYRYSWKRQNWFENQKAEHLAVRNGVGLFDMTSFGKIRVEGRDALAFLQKLCANQMDVAPGKIVYTQMLNARGGIESDLTVTRLSETAFFLVVPGATLQRDLAWLRRHLADEFVVITDVTAAESVLCVMGPKARDLMQKVSPNDFSNAHHPFATAREIEVGMGLARAHRVTYVGELGWELYVSTDQTAHVFEALEAAGADVGLKLCGLHTLDSCRIEKAYRHFGHDITDEDHVLEAGLGFAVRTKKGDFIGRDAVLGKQEEGLKRRMVQFRLTDPEPLLFHNEALVRDGRIVSTITSGNYGHALGGAIGMGYVPSEGESEADILASNYEIEIAGVRVKAEASLAPMYDPKAKRVRA
- a CDS encoding GcvT family protein: MSALPSHARVVIIGGGAVGASALYHLAKAGWTDCVLLEKNELTAGSTWHAAGNVPTFSSSWSIMNMQRYSASLYRELGELVDYPMNYHVTGSIRLGHSKERLQEFKRVVGMGRYQGMDLDILTPDEMRGRYPFLETHDLTGALYDPYDGDIDPAQLTQALAKGARDMGAKIFRFCPATGARREGEEWVISTPQGEIRCEKVVNAAGYYAREVGKWFGREVPMMVMSHQYILFEEIPELAAWSREAGHKLPLLRDVDSSYYLRQEKTGMNLGPYERNCKAHWVTPDDPMPDDFSFQLFPDDLDRLEWYLNDAVERVPILGTAGLSRMINGPIPYAPDGNPLIGPMPGVPNAFEACVFTFGICQAGGAGKVLAEWVTEGETEWDMWSCDPRRYTSFAADKDYCIAKGMEIYGHEYAMHFPKHAWPAGRDRKLSPIHDRIKALGAQFKPYNGWERANWYARPGDDLSEESTQTWNREGPWRPRIEEECRAVTEAAGILDLPGFSRFRVKGEGATAWLSSLVTGKVPKPGRIGLAYFSDDKGRIVTEMSVMMLDEDFFFLITAATAQWHDFEWLTKHLPKDAAFTIDDVTDNFSCQILSGPNSRAILADVSDADLSKGWLTHQSCQIAGRWCQLVRVSFAGELGWEIHTKIEDTAAIFDAVWAAGQKHGLKPFGMEALDSLRIEKGYRAWKGDLSTDYTILQGGLDRFVDWTKPDFKGKPALEREKQQGVTKRFVTLTVEAGECDAPYMSTLWHGGKVVGETTSGNWGYRVGKSIALGMLRADLAVPGTEIEVEIYGDRFKATVQPDGPLFDPNNERLRA
- a CDS encoding LysR family transcriptional regulator, translating into MQIALIETFLDLMETRNFNRTAERLNITQSTVTHRINALEALFARKLFSRNKGGTQPTAAGLRFLDHAKALQHQWHEASRAVETAGAYERSMRLGLQHDLAAHYAGEWLAEVRRELPGTSIYLEVDYSNQMNRDLGAGDLDLAILFTPHYLPDLYYERIGEVRYEMVSNKVSHIDEVKPEDYIQAVYSPAFDRLHRQAYPGLSTAPIASGETTAILALMQKLGGSAFVTVADAARLAESGAANRVEGAEPIAQPVYAAVNVRTRHAHQHRRIIAALQALLAASNP
- a CDS encoding SDR family oxidoreductase; the protein is MADWGRTGKGKIALVTGGGTGIGLAVARGLSAEGYSVVITGRRLAVLEKAAAEISAETGNPVRGIACDVGDPAQVAEAFAEVKRQFGRLDVLVNNAGSNVSPALLEDIPFEEWSSILAANLTGAFLCTQQAFRIMKDQTPRGGRIINNGSISATTPRPNSAPYTATKHAITGLTKSTALDGRKYDIACGQIDIGNAATDMTARMNAGVLQANGEIAPEPTMSVKHVADAVVYMASLPLDANVLNMTVMATTMPLVGRG
- a CDS encoding sensor histidine kinase is translated as MRAFRSLAGQLMLWITATITLLWLLAVAFGAFVMHDEFGEIFDSALQETAERLVPLVADDLLRRSDLTTPRRVEAMRAPSEEEYLTYQVRDATGRVLLHSHTAVADPFDAPLKVGFWQSATGRIYTAATEDGEIFVQVKDSAAERREATVEGSLALLLPVLLIVPVTIAAVWFVVRRVLAPVETLRAAIGEKDGGNLAAIEAADLPLELRPILRSVNLLLARLRAVLAAEREFTSNSAHELRTPIAGALAQTQLLLAELREAPVRARAQQVEASLQKLTRLTEKLLQLARAEAGIGVTETTFDLADVVGVVVTDFQRASDDAGRIRLRNDLAGPSLREGTADAFAIVLRNLVENALLHGQAGEPVDIALTPAGNLTIRNAAPPMSEAELSAVRKRFSRGRTAAPGSGLGLSIADRLLAQMRASLVLTSPVPGQADGFQAEIVFPAAAG